The Actinomycetes bacterium genome contains the following window.
CCCACGTGACGGGACGTTGCTGGGCGCCCTGTTCGAGTTGCTGGTCGCGCTCAGCGTGCGGGTGTTCGCCCAGGCGGCTGAGGCACGGGTCCACCACCTGCGGACCAAGGCGTGCCAGCGGGAGATCGACTTCGTCATCGTTCGTCCCGGCCGGCAGGTCGTGGCGGCGCTGCGCGGAGGCGAGCTGGCTGCCGACCTAGCCGACGCACGTCCCGAGCTGAGCGTGCTGGATCGGCACGACGCCAGCCTGGTGAACGGCTCACCACCACCGCGGCACCTGCTCACCCTCGGCAGCGGTCAGGTGTCGGCCGTCTGGGTGTTGTTCGTGACGCTGTGTCGGCAGGCTGGTGGGAGTGTCAGACAAGGATCAACTGAGACGAATCAGACATACGGCACCTGATCTGAGCGCTGCCCCGCAAGGGGTCGAGGGGTGGAATGACCAAGGTCCTGTGATGCATGG
Protein-coding sequences here:
- a CDS encoding DUF4143 domain-containing protein, coding for DRRPPPGLAADEEPPEQTHRRTQAPPADPALAARLLDGAPVGPPVPRDGTLLGALFELLVALSVRVFAQAAEARVHHLRTKACQREIDFVIVRPGRQVVAALRGGELAADLADARPELSVLDRHDASLVNGSPPPRHLLTLGSGQVSAVWVLFVTLCRQAGGSVRQGSTETNQTYGT